A single Micromonospora luteifusca DNA region contains:
- a CDS encoding MFS transporter — protein MTPPPAAAPALPAPVGVEPRSTRDPGAGRRTHPATGGALVLVGMLLVALNLRAVVTSLGALLDEVRDGLGLSGATAGLVTTLPTIAFAGLGALTPWLVRRVAPARVLVVAMLALAVGQVLRATTDSAWIFVLTSALALAGIAVANILLPMLVKQHFPHRTGLVTGAYTMALTLGTTVAAASAVPIAHAFGSWRAGLGIWAAMAAVAVLPWVPLALRTRAAARRATSTAAATAPVRVRPARTRLGWAMAVYFGAQSLSGYAIMGWLAQLFRDAGYQPESAGLLLAGVTALGVPIALVMPTVAGRMATLRPLVLGMTTASTLAYLGLALAPHGAALLWVILLAIGQGAFPMILTAIGLRARTAEGTVALSAFAQSTGYVIAALGPLMVGILYEVTGGWTAPIGFLLGALAVQTAAGMAIARPRYVEDE, from the coding sequence ATGACCCCGCCACCTGCCGCCGCTCCGGCGCTGCCCGCTCCCGTCGGCGTCGAGCCACGCTCAACGCGCGACCCCGGTGCGGGCCGACGGACGCACCCGGCAACCGGTGGCGCGCTCGTGCTGGTCGGGATGCTGCTGGTCGCGCTGAACCTGCGCGCCGTGGTGACGAGCCTCGGTGCCCTGCTCGACGAGGTACGCGACGGGCTCGGCCTCTCCGGCGCGACCGCCGGCCTGGTCACCACCCTGCCGACGATCGCGTTCGCCGGCCTCGGCGCGCTCACCCCGTGGCTGGTCCGCCGGGTGGCGCCGGCCCGGGTGCTGGTGGTCGCCATGCTCGCCCTCGCCGTCGGCCAGGTGCTCCGGGCCACCACCGACTCGGCCTGGATCTTCGTGCTCACCAGCGCGCTGGCGCTGGCCGGCATCGCGGTCGCCAACATCCTGCTGCCGATGCTGGTCAAGCAGCACTTCCCGCACCGCACCGGCCTGGTCACCGGGGCGTACACGATGGCGCTGACCCTGGGCACGACGGTGGCCGCGGCCTCCGCGGTGCCGATCGCGCACGCCTTCGGCTCCTGGCGGGCCGGTCTCGGCATCTGGGCGGCGATGGCCGCGGTGGCCGTACTCCCGTGGGTGCCGCTGGCGCTGCGGACCCGCGCCGCCGCACGGCGCGCGACCTCGACGGCGGCCGCCACCGCGCCGGTGCGGGTCCGGCCGGCGCGGACCCGGCTCGGCTGGGCCATGGCCGTCTACTTCGGGGCGCAGTCGCTGAGCGGGTACGCGATCATGGGCTGGCTGGCCCAGTTGTTCCGTGACGCCGGCTACCAGCCGGAGTCGGCCGGGCTGCTGCTCGCCGGGGTGACCGCGCTCGGCGTGCCCATCGCGCTGGTGATGCCCACCGTCGCCGGCCGGATGGCCACCCTGCGCCCGCTGGTGCTCGGGATGACCACCGCGTCGACGCTGGCCTACCTGGGGCTGGCGCTCGCCCCGCACGGCGCCGCGCTGCTCTGGGTGATCCTGCTGGCGATCGGCCAGGGCGCGTTCCCGATGATCCTGACCGCCATCGGCCTGCGCGCCCGCACGGCCGAGGGGACGGTCGCGCTCTCCGCGTTCGCGCAGAGCACCGGGTACGTGATCGCAGCCCTCGGCCCGCTGATGGTCGGCATCCTCTACGAGGTCACCGGCGGCTGGACCGCGCCGATCGGGTTCCTGCTGGGTGCGCTCGCCGTGCAGACGGCGGCGGGCATGGCGATCGCCCGCCCCCGCTACGTCGAGGACGAGTGA
- a CDS encoding STAS domain-containing protein codes for MSLTVHTEQRGDVVVVSVAGELDMATAPQLQDQITDLLDKGRNRLVFDLADVSFCDSTGLSVFVRAKNSCDEAGGVVRLAAPQRGVLRILEVSGLVEVLHTYPTVDEAVAGEPTPASS; via the coding sequence ATGTCCTTGACGGTGCACACGGAACAGCGCGGCGACGTGGTCGTCGTGTCGGTCGCGGGCGAGCTGGACATGGCCACCGCACCGCAGTTGCAGGACCAGATCACCGACCTGCTCGACAAGGGCCGCAACCGGCTGGTGTTCGACCTGGCGGACGTCTCGTTCTGCGACTCGACCGGCCTGTCGGTCTTCGTCCGCGCCAAGAACAGCTGCGACGAGGCCGGTGGCGTGGTCCGGCTGGCCGCCCCGCAGCGGGGTGTGCTGCGCATCCTCGAGGTGAGCGGGCTGGTCGAGGTTCTGCACACCTACCCGACGGTGGATGAGGCAGTGGCCGGCGAACCGACCCCGGCCTCCTCCTGA
- a CDS encoding STAS domain-containing protein — MALSTEESRRLAELLSGQADRVTSRWTEIVTSSLRGRLSQAELRRQVQDLHSAIVSTAEQGDIDLSADNAAELRAALSELSRGRARQGFSATETTVSIFALKDVLAELVRETGGTNALNDYVAFSKLVDEMGLFTFESFVRTRESLIADQAEQLLELSTPVVKLWEGVVAVPLVGTLDSARAQVVMERLLQTLVDTSSPYAIIDITGVPAVDTQVAQHILKTVVAARLMGADCIISGIRPQIAQTIVALGIEFGDIATKASLADALRHVLRLTGVETARRQPRRGV; from the coding sequence ATGGCGTTGAGCACCGAAGAAAGTCGTCGGCTCGCCGAGCTGCTCAGCGGGCAGGCCGACCGGGTCACGTCCCGGTGGACAGAGATCGTCACCAGTTCGTTGCGGGGCCGGCTGAGCCAGGCCGAGCTGCGCCGGCAGGTTCAGGACCTGCACAGCGCCATCGTCTCCACCGCCGAACAGGGCGACATCGACCTGTCCGCCGACAACGCCGCCGAGTTGCGCGCCGCGCTTTCCGAGCTGTCCCGTGGCCGGGCCCGCCAGGGCTTCTCCGCCACCGAGACCACGGTCAGCATCTTCGCGCTCAAGGACGTGCTGGCCGAGCTGGTGCGGGAGACCGGTGGCACCAACGCGCTGAACGACTACGTCGCCTTCTCCAAGCTCGTCGACGAGATGGGTCTGTTCACCTTCGAAAGCTTCGTACGCACCCGGGAGAGCCTGATCGCCGACCAGGCCGAGCAGCTGCTCGAGCTCTCCACGCCGGTCGTCAAGCTCTGGGAGGGTGTGGTCGCCGTCCCACTGGTCGGCACCCTGGACTCGGCCCGCGCTCAGGTCGTGATGGAGCGGCTGCTGCAGACCCTGGTCGACACCAGCTCCCCGTACGCGATCATCGACATCACCGGCGTTCCGGCGGTGGACACCCAGGTCGCCCAGCACATCCTGAAGACCGTGGTGGCCGCCCGGCTGATGGGCGCCGACTGCATCATCTCCGGCATCCGCCCGCAGATCGCGCAGACCATCGTCGCGCTCGGCATCGAGTTCGGCGACATCGCCACCAAGGCGAGCCTCGCCGACGCGCTGCGCCACGTGCTGCGGCTCACCGGGGTGGAGACCGCCCGCCGCCAGCCGCGCCGGGGCGTCTGA
- a CDS encoding STAS domain-containing protein, producing MERVPILKIGDILLVSIQVDMSDQTAVQLQEDLAERIVDTGCHGVIIDITALDIVDSFVGRMLSTIASISKVLDAETVVVGMRPAVAITLVELGLSLNGIRTALNVERGMELIAAAHADELDHQLDDDPDAETATP from the coding sequence ATGGAACGGGTGCCGATCCTCAAGATCGGCGACATCCTGCTCGTCTCCATCCAGGTGGACATGTCCGACCAGACGGCGGTCCAGCTCCAGGAGGACCTCGCCGAGCGGATCGTCGACACCGGCTGCCACGGCGTCATCATCGACATCACCGCGCTGGACATCGTCGACTCCTTCGTCGGGCGAATGCTCTCCACCATCGCGTCGATCTCCAAGGTGCTCGACGCGGAGACGGTGGTGGTCGGGATGCGCCCGGCCGTCGCCATCACCCTTGTCGAACTGGGGCTGTCGCTGAACGGCATCCGTACCGCGCTGAACGTCGAGCGCGGCATGGAGCTGATCGCGGCCGCCCACGCCGACGAGCTCGATCACCAGCTCGACGACGATCCGGACGCCGAGACGGCCACGCCGTGA
- a CDS encoding anti-sigma regulatory factor, producing the protein MTSGIDLGHPQAQSVRSDEDVVRVRQLVRSVAVAVKLSLVDQTKVVTAASELARNTLVYGGGGAVEVTTVENGRRKGVRIVFADSGPGIADLDLALTDGYTTGGGLGLGLSGSRRLVDEFEIETSPEAGTRITVTKWSR; encoded by the coding sequence GTGACCTCGGGCATCGACCTGGGCCACCCGCAGGCGCAGTCGGTCCGCAGCGACGAGGACGTGGTGCGCGTCCGGCAGTTGGTCCGCAGCGTGGCCGTGGCCGTCAAGCTCTCCCTCGTCGACCAGACCAAGGTGGTCACCGCGGCGAGCGAGTTGGCTCGCAACACCCTCGTGTACGGCGGCGGCGGGGCGGTCGAGGTGACGACCGTGGAGAACGGCCGACGTAAGGGCGTCCGGATCGTCTTCGCCGACTCCGGGCCGGGCATCGCCGACCTCGATCTGGCGCTGACCGACGGCTACACCACAGGCGGTGGCCTCGGCCTCGGGCTCAGCGGGTCCCGCCGACTGGTCGACGAATTCGAGATCGAGACGTCTCCGGAGGCTGGCACCCGGATCACGGTCACCAAGTGGTCCCGGTGA
- a CDS encoding SpoIIE family protein phosphatase, translating to MSIDAVTDSGIWFRVEASSAASAVRRAAERLGAQVEMGATRIADLAIVAAELTSNLVKHADEGVLLLRPVRRAGQAGVELIAIDSGPGMADLTVSSQDGHSTTGTLGIGLGAIVRQASWFDGYSLPGRGTVLAVHVWPAEPARPSWTGALARPLTGETVSGDGYAVRVADGRHQVLVSDGLGHGPLAAAATDAALAAFRDAPAGPPAAVVGHLHRSMSHTRGAALAVAELVPAAGVLRYAGLGNISGVVVEGDGKRRGLVSLPGIAGHQRPTIREYDYPFAPGARLVMHSDGVVDRWRLTDYPGLAERSPLVMAATLLRDAGVRRDDACVLVARSWA from the coding sequence GTGAGCATCGATGCGGTTACCGACAGTGGCATCTGGTTCCGGGTGGAGGCCAGCAGCGCGGCGAGCGCCGTCCGGCGCGCCGCCGAACGCCTCGGTGCTCAGGTGGAGATGGGTGCGACACGCATCGCCGACCTGGCCATCGTCGCAGCCGAGCTGACCAGCAACCTGGTCAAGCACGCCGACGAGGGTGTCCTGCTGCTCCGGCCGGTGCGCCGCGCCGGACAGGCCGGCGTGGAGTTGATCGCCATCGACTCCGGGCCCGGCATGGCCGACCTGACCGTCTCGTCGCAGGACGGTCACTCCACCACCGGCACGCTCGGCATCGGCCTGGGTGCCATCGTCCGCCAGGCCAGCTGGTTCGACGGATACTCCCTGCCCGGCCGGGGCACCGTCCTCGCCGTGCACGTCTGGCCGGCGGAGCCGGCACGGCCGTCGTGGACCGGCGCCCTCGCCCGACCGCTGACCGGCGAGACGGTCAGCGGTGACGGGTACGCCGTCCGGGTCGCCGACGGGCGGCACCAGGTGCTGGTCAGCGACGGGCTGGGGCACGGCCCGCTGGCCGCCGCCGCCACCGACGCGGCGCTCGCCGCGTTCCGCGACGCCCCGGCCGGCCCACCGGCGGCGGTGGTCGGTCACCTGCACCGGAGCATGTCGCACACCCGGGGCGCGGCGCTCGCCGTCGCCGAGTTGGTTCCGGCGGCCGGAGTGCTGCGCTATGCCGGCCTTGGCAACATCTCCGGCGTCGTCGTCGAGGGTGATGGAAAACGCCGAGGGCTGGTGTCGCTGCCCGGCATCGCCGGGCACCAGCGGCCGACAATCCGGGAGTACGACTACCCGTTCGCTCCGGGCGCCCGACTGGTGATGCACAGCGACGGAGTTGTCGACCGCTGGCGGTTGACCGACTACCCGGGCCTGGCGGAGCGGTCCCCGCTCGTGATGGCGGCGACACTGCTGCGCGACGCCGGTGTGCGACGCGACGACGCCTGCGTACTGGTCGCGAGGTCGTGGGCATGA
- a CDS encoding ATP-binding protein: MTGEPAALPLLQMALRVEQDIFVIRQRGREVAAVVGLEHQDQVRIATALSEVARDLLRTTGGADVSFHIDAGADGRFHLRADLAPVSPLPGGRYEPQSGAVSRLVDTLSVSTVEGVTVVRMSRRLPASAPMPTPARLAEFRTELGRTGPSSALDELTVQNGQLIAALDEVRSQRDELAVLNEELAETNRGVLALYNQLTEELEETNRGVVALYAELDEKSAQLRAASESKSRFLANVSHELRAPVTAIIGLGRLLTDSASDPLTAEQGRQVDLIRSSAADLLNLVNELLDLAKAESGRLEPDLADVDLRPVFGQLRGTLRALATRPGVELVVEEPAAPALLRTDEVLLGQVLRNLLHNGLKFTERGEVRLRARQLGDRWNFEVSDTGPGIASDLHDRIFEEFYQVPGATRVGGTGLGLPYARRLVTLLGGTLELTSAPGRGSTFTVSLPTGGM, encoded by the coding sequence ATGACCGGCGAGCCGGCCGCGCTGCCGTTGTTGCAGATGGCGCTGCGGGTCGAGCAGGACATCTTCGTGATCCGCCAGCGGGGCCGCGAGGTGGCGGCGGTGGTCGGCCTCGAACACCAGGACCAGGTACGGATTGCCACCGCGCTCAGCGAGGTGGCCCGGGACCTGCTACGAACGACCGGCGGTGCGGACGTCTCCTTCCACATCGACGCGGGCGCCGACGGCCGGTTCCACCTGCGCGCCGACCTGGCCCCGGTGAGCCCGCTGCCCGGCGGCCGCTACGAGCCGCAGTCCGGCGCGGTGTCCCGACTGGTCGACACACTGAGCGTGTCGACCGTCGAGGGGGTTACGGTCGTGAGGATGTCCCGACGACTCCCGGCCAGCGCGCCCATGCCGACCCCGGCGCGGCTCGCCGAGTTCCGTACCGAACTCGGCCGCACCGGGCCGTCCAGCGCACTGGACGAGTTGACCGTGCAGAACGGGCAGCTCATCGCCGCACTCGACGAGGTGCGCAGTCAGCGCGACGAGCTGGCCGTGCTGAACGAGGAACTGGCCGAGACCAACCGCGGTGTGCTGGCGCTCTACAACCAGCTCACCGAGGAGTTGGAGGAGACCAACCGGGGTGTCGTCGCCCTCTACGCCGAGCTGGACGAGAAGTCCGCGCAGTTGCGCGCGGCGAGCGAGTCGAAGAGCCGGTTCCTGGCCAACGTCAGCCACGAACTGCGCGCCCCGGTCACCGCGATCATCGGGTTGGGGCGGCTGCTCACCGACTCCGCCTCCGACCCGCTCACCGCCGAACAGGGCCGCCAGGTCGACCTGATCCGCTCCTCCGCGGCGGACCTGCTCAACCTGGTCAACGAACTCCTCGATCTGGCCAAGGCGGAGTCCGGCCGGCTCGAACCCGACCTGGCCGACGTCGACCTGCGCCCGGTCTTCGGTCAACTGCGCGGCACGTTGCGCGCGCTGGCCACCCGCCCGGGAGTGGAGCTGGTGGTGGAGGAGCCGGCCGCGCCGGCCCTGCTGCGCACCGACGAGGTGCTGCTCGGGCAGGTGCTGCGCAACCTGCTGCACAACGGGTTGAAATTCACCGAGCGCGGCGAGGTGCGACTGCGGGCTCGCCAACTCGGCGACCGCTGGAACTTCGAGGTCAGCGACACCGGGCCGGGCATCGCGTCCGACCTGCACGACCGCATATTCGAGGAGTTCTACCAGGTGCCGGGTGCCACCCGGGTCGGCGGCACCGGCCTCGGCCTGCCGTACGCCCGGCGGTTGGTGACGCTGCTCGGCGGGACACTGGAGCTGACCAGCGCACCGGGCCGGGGCAGCACCTTCACCGTCTCCCTGCCCACCGGCGGGATGTGA
- a CDS encoding SpoIIE family protein phosphatase has product MPATILVVDDSRTKRYLLVSWLTRAGFTVLEAENGAEALARVEVDRIDLVVLDVRLPDLSGYEVCEQIKARHPAMPVIHVSAHAVDVADRAQGLTRGADAYLTEPIEPEELIATTRAVLRYYQARKRAELLAERLLGLADTTVTVHAAPTFVRLLEAAAEGAAQIFKSPAAVIAETFDGDCLAGICAGPGATAAVVPWVVDDTGVPTGATVRVETPASWALVDWPADDSVTVAAAKLREDRAPLYVVVPTATQTARTPVLVQLAQAVAAAVEAQRSFDEEHRIAVTLQRSLLPRGLPTVAGLDLAVRYEPASAQTEVGGDFYELVMLDGHLLLAIGDVAGHSLHAATVMAELRHAVRAYAVEGHQPGEILHRVNELMRTLLPNEIATLCVLLLHPPTGHVRLASAGHLPPVLSKDGKVEFVQHSAPLLGVRAPRPADLEFVLPAGATLVFYTDGLIERRDATIDEGLAALAAVCATVDDDLERFCARLLVELAPPEIQDDVAVVVLRRR; this is encoded by the coding sequence ATGCCGGCAACCATCCTGGTGGTCGACGACAGTCGTACCAAGCGATACCTGCTGGTCAGTTGGCTGACCCGGGCCGGGTTCACCGTGCTTGAGGCCGAGAACGGCGCCGAGGCGTTGGCCCGGGTCGAGGTGGACCGGATCGACCTGGTGGTCCTCGACGTCCGGCTGCCCGACCTCAGCGGCTACGAGGTCTGCGAACAGATCAAGGCGCGGCACCCGGCGATGCCGGTGATCCACGTGTCGGCGCACGCCGTGGACGTGGCCGACCGGGCCCAAGGGCTGACCCGGGGCGCGGACGCGTATCTCACCGAGCCGATCGAGCCGGAAGAGCTGATCGCCACCACCCGGGCGGTGCTGCGCTACTACCAGGCCCGCAAGCGCGCCGAACTGCTCGCCGAGCGGCTGCTCGGGCTGGCCGACACGACCGTGACGGTGCACGCCGCGCCCACCTTCGTACGCCTGTTGGAGGCCGCCGCGGAGGGTGCCGCACAGATCTTCAAGAGCCCGGCGGCAGTGATCGCCGAGACGTTCGACGGTGACTGTCTCGCGGGGATCTGCGCCGGTCCGGGCGCGACCGCCGCCGTGGTGCCGTGGGTCGTCGACGACACCGGGGTGCCGACCGGTGCCACGGTCCGGGTGGAGACCCCGGCGAGTTGGGCGTTGGTCGACTGGCCGGCGGACGACTCGGTGACGGTCGCCGCCGCCAAGCTGCGCGAGGACCGTGCCCCGCTGTACGTGGTCGTCCCGACCGCCACCCAGACCGCCCGAACCCCGGTGCTGGTGCAGCTCGCCCAGGCGGTCGCCGCCGCCGTGGAGGCGCAACGCTCGTTCGACGAGGAGCACCGGATCGCCGTCACCCTCCAACGCAGCCTGCTCCCGCGCGGCCTGCCCACGGTTGCCGGACTGGACCTCGCGGTGCGCTACGAGCCGGCCAGTGCACAGACCGAGGTGGGCGGCGACTTCTACGAGCTGGTGATGCTCGACGGTCACCTGCTGTTGGCGATCGGTGACGTGGCCGGTCACTCGCTGCACGCGGCGACCGTGATGGCCGAGCTGCGGCACGCGGTGCGGGCGTACGCCGTGGAGGGGCACCAGCCCGGCGAGATCCTGCACCGGGTCAACGAGCTGATGCGGACACTGCTGCCGAACGAGATCGCCACGCTCTGCGTACTGCTGCTGCACCCGCCGACCGGACATGTCCGGCTGGCCAGCGCCGGACACCTTCCGCCGGTGCTCAGCAAGGACGGCAAGGTCGAGTTCGTGCAGCACTCCGCGCCGTTGCTCGGCGTTCGCGCGCCTCGCCCGGCCGACCTGGAGTTCGTGCTGCCGGCCGGGGCGACGCTGGTGTTCTACACCGACGGCCTGATCGAGCGACGGGACGCCACCATCGACGAAGGGCTGGCGGCGCTCGCCGCGGTCTGCGCCACGGTCGACGACGACCTGGAACGCTTCTGCGCCCGACTGCTGGTGGAACTGGCCCCACCGGAGATCCAGGACGACGTCGCCGTGGTCGTCCTGCGCCGACGCTGA
- a CDS encoding helix-turn-helix domain-containing protein, producing the protein MRHRPRGDSRGILDPGRMLREVRFRRHLPVESLRPWVEHYWLIDWALSKPFEQRIVPHPAVNVVFRRDGDRPEFGEVAGVGRDLFRITLTGTGRVCGVQFRPGGFHAFWRRPVAELTGRRVPLPAGRLARPDIAVCGATDDERCHALDALLTGWEPEPDPMTAEAVRLAEAIRTDRTALRVDDFAARHDLPVRRLQRLFMEYVGVGPKWVIRRYRLQEAVEQAAGGPLKWADLAADLGYSDQAHLVRDFTAVAGVSPAAYARSVR; encoded by the coding sequence ATGCGACATCGACCGCGTGGCGACAGCCGGGGAATACTCGACCCGGGTCGCATGCTGCGCGAGGTGCGCTTCCGTCGGCATCTGCCGGTGGAGTCGCTCCGCCCGTGGGTCGAGCACTACTGGCTGATCGACTGGGCGTTGAGCAAACCGTTCGAGCAGCGGATCGTGCCGCACCCGGCGGTGAACGTGGTGTTCCGGCGGGACGGCGACAGGCCCGAGTTCGGCGAGGTGGCCGGGGTGGGCCGTGACCTGTTCCGGATCACGCTCACCGGCACCGGTCGGGTGTGCGGGGTGCAGTTCCGTCCCGGCGGCTTCCACGCGTTCTGGCGTCGACCGGTCGCCGAGCTGACCGGTCGCCGGGTGCCGTTGCCCGCCGGTCGGCTGGCACGCCCCGATATCGCGGTGTGCGGGGCCACCGACGACGAGCGCTGCCACGCATTGGACGCACTGCTCACGGGTTGGGAGCCGGAGCCGGACCCGATGACCGCGGAGGCCGTCCGGCTGGCCGAGGCGATCCGCACCGACCGCACGGCGCTGCGGGTCGACGATTTCGCCGCGCGGCACGACCTTCCGGTCCGCCGGTTGCAGCGGCTCTTCATGGAGTACGTGGGGGTCGGGCCGAAGTGGGTGATCCGCCGCTACCGGCTTCAGGAGGCCGTCGAGCAGGCCGCTGGTGGCCCGCTGAAGTGGGCGGACCTCGCGGCCGACCTCGGTTACAGTGATCAGGCCCACCTGGTCCGTGACTTCACCGCCGTGGCCGGGGTGTCACCCGCCGCGTACGCCCGCTCGGTGCGGTAA
- a CDS encoding TIGR03086 family metal-binding protein, whose amino-acid sequence MTTQTSDLLAAAAPRTVDVVRGIADNQFDLPTPCRDYVVRDLLNHLFEVVINFQDLALKRQVEWAEKPDHLVDGWQDRFEAETGRLVTAWADPSTLEGVSPGMGMPQTVIGGMALLDLTVHGWDLAVATGQPYQPAPEAVAELHGLVEQLGPTARKMGVFAEPVSPPTPTPTPIPDLAHLLSQTGRTPTWPLPR is encoded by the coding sequence ATGACCACTCAGACTAGCGATCTGCTGGCGGCTGCCGCGCCGCGAACCGTCGATGTGGTGCGCGGTATCGCCGACAATCAGTTCGACCTGCCCACGCCGTGCCGCGACTACGTGGTCCGCGACCTGCTCAACCACCTGTTCGAGGTGGTGATCAACTTCCAGGACCTGGCCCTCAAGCGGCAGGTGGAATGGGCCGAGAAGCCCGACCACCTGGTCGACGGCTGGCAGGACCGGTTCGAGGCGGAGACCGGACGTCTGGTCACCGCCTGGGCCGATCCCTCCACCCTGGAGGGTGTGTCGCCGGGCATGGGTATGCCGCAGACCGTCATCGGCGGCATGGCCCTGCTGGACCTGACCGTGCACGGCTGGGACCTCGCCGTTGCCACCGGTCAGCCGTACCAGCCGGCGCCGGAGGCAGTGGCCGAACTGCACGGGCTGGTCGAGCAGTTGGGCCCCACCGCCCGCAAGATGGGCGTCTTCGCCGAGCCGGTGTCGCCCCCCACCCCCACCCCCACCCCGATCCCCGACCTGGCCCACCTCCTGTCCCAGACCGGCCGCACGCCCACCTGGCCCTTGCCCCGTTGA